One genomic window of Micromonospora sp. WMMD1128 includes the following:
- a CDS encoding class I SAM-dependent methyltransferase, producing the protein MERPLGVVTRGTTNPNRLRRVDNWIAAVGGDPLRAAADPLVVDLGYGATPVTAVELRARLATRVRPDVRVVGLEIDPVRVAAAQPAADPPGLTFARGGFELAGLRPALVRAFNVLRQYDEGEVADAWRTVTDRLAPGGLLVEGTCDELGRLGAWVLLDAAGPRTLTLAAKLTTLASPASLAERLPKALIHRNVPGERVHDLLDALEHAWRSAAGYAPFGPRQRWLRTVATVKESGWPVQDRPAAWRHGYLTLPWPAVAP; encoded by the coding sequence ATGGAACGGCCGCTCGGCGTCGTCACCCGGGGCACGACGAACCCGAACCGGCTCCGGCGGGTGGACAACTGGATCGCCGCGGTCGGCGGCGATCCGCTCCGCGCCGCCGCCGACCCGCTCGTGGTGGATCTGGGGTACGGCGCCACCCCGGTCACCGCGGTCGAGCTGCGGGCCCGGCTCGCCACCCGGGTCCGCCCGGACGTGCGGGTGGTCGGCCTGGAGATCGATCCGGTACGCGTGGCCGCCGCCCAGCCGGCCGCCGACCCGCCCGGCCTCACGTTCGCCCGGGGCGGCTTCGAGTTGGCCGGGCTGCGTCCCGCGCTGGTGCGGGCGTTCAACGTGCTGCGCCAGTACGACGAGGGCGAGGTGGCCGACGCTTGGCGCACGGTCACCGACCGGCTGGCGCCAGGCGGGCTGCTGGTGGAGGGGACCTGCGACGAGTTGGGGCGACTCGGCGCCTGGGTGCTGCTCGACGCCGCCGGCCCGCGCACGCTCACCCTGGCCGCGAAGCTGACCACGCTGGCGAGCCCGGCGTCGCTTGCCGAGCGGTTACCGAAGGCGCTGATCCACCGCAACGTCCCCGGTGAGCGCGTGCACGACCTGCTCGACGCGCTGGAGCACGCCTGGCGCTCCGCCGCCGGCTACGCCCCGTTCGGCCCACGCCAGCGCTGGCTGCGCACGGTGGCGACGGTCAAGGAGTCGGGCTGGCCGGTCCAGGACCGCCCGGCCGCCTGGCGCCACGGCTACCTGA
- a CDS encoding SDR family oxidoreductase codes for MTSVAIVTGASSGIGAATARRLAAEGFHVLAAARRTDRLAALVAEIEAAGGAATAVACDVTSDGSVAGLAAAADAAPGPVTLLVNNAGGARGVDPVETADVGDWQWMYDVNVLGTLRVTKALLPALERSGAGTVVIVSSTAGHVVYEGGGGYTAAKHAQTAIAGTLRLELSGRPVRVVEIDPGMVRTEEFGLVRFGGDADRAEAVYAGVAEPLVADDVADCVAWCATRPHHVNVDQLVVRPLAQAAQHKVHRKF; via the coding sequence ATGACCTCTGTTGCCATCGTCACCGGAGCATCGAGCGGGATCGGCGCGGCCACCGCCCGCCGGCTGGCCGCCGAGGGTTTCCACGTGCTCGCCGCCGCGCGGCGTACCGACCGGTTGGCCGCGCTCGTCGCGGAGATCGAGGCGGCCGGCGGCGCGGCCACCGCGGTGGCCTGCGACGTGACCTCGGACGGGTCCGTCGCCGGCCTGGCCGCCGCGGCGGACGCCGCGCCCGGGCCGGTCACCCTGCTGGTGAACAACGCCGGCGGGGCCCGCGGCGTGGACCCGGTCGAGACCGCCGACGTGGGCGACTGGCAGTGGATGTACGACGTCAACGTGCTCGGCACGCTGCGGGTCACCAAGGCGCTGCTCCCCGCGCTGGAGCGCTCCGGCGCGGGGACCGTGGTGATCGTCAGCTCGACCGCCGGTCACGTCGTCTACGAGGGTGGCGGCGGCTACACGGCGGCCAAGCACGCGCAGACCGCGATCGCCGGCACGCTCCGGCTGGAACTGTCCGGGCGGCCGGTCCGGGTGGTCGAGATCGACCCCGGCATGGTGCGGACCGAGGAGTTCGGCCTGGTCCGCTTCGGCGGTGACGCCGACCGCGCCGAGGCGGTCTATGCCGGGGTGGCCGAGCCGCTGGTCGCCGACGACGTGGCCGACTGCGTCGCCTGGTGCGCCACCCGCCCGCACCACGTCAACGTGGACCAGCTCGTGGTCCGTCCGCTGGCCCAGGCCGCCCAGCACAAGGTGCACCGGAAATTCTGA